Proteins from a genomic interval of Trifolium pratense cultivar HEN17-A07 linkage group LG6, ARS_RC_1.1, whole genome shotgun sequence:
- the LOC123890579 gene encoding LOW QUALITY PROTEIN: phenolic glucoside malonyltransferase 1-like (The sequence of the model RefSeq protein was modified relative to this genomic sequence to represent the inferred CDS: deleted 1 base in 1 codon; substituted 1 base at 1 genomic stop codon), giving the protein MASNNNNNNIKIHEHFKVVPPPSSTQTSTTPLTFFDIFWLRFHPVERIFYYTLPNSQSHPSFFYQNIVPKLKTSLSLTLQHFLPLAGKIIWPSDSPKPFIQFNPNDDDGVSLLIAESDLDFNHVIENSPHETSLSNSFVPHLESTDSFASVISFQITLFPKSGFSIGISTHHAVLDGKSSTMFLKAWAYICNKIIETEESPILLPKLEPSFDREIKDQNGLGDTFASNWIEIMAKMFPDEKGNERCLKIFPFQPKLDDYVRATFELTREDLSKIKQMVXLLSKWEIFDTNDSKPQTLSSFVLTCAYSLVCLAKAIHGVEKEKEKFAFGFTVDCRARLEPPITNNYFGNCVWGHLIDTKPCDFIKEDGVFLVAKSIHEKIVMINEKGALEGTNGAFDKYTSMTSKGIEIIGVAGSNRFGVYEIDFGWGRPEKVEIVSVDRGLTIGLAESKNGKGGIEVGLVLNRHAMDLFTTLFLEGLH; this is encoded by the exons ATGGcttccaacaacaacaacaacaacattaaaatcCATGAACACTTCAAAGTTGTTCCTCCACCATCATCAACCCAAACATCAACAACACCTCTCACTTTCTTTGACATATTTTGGCTAAGGTTTCATCCGGTAGAAAGAATCTTCTACTACACCCTCCCAAATTCACAATCACACCCTTCTTTTTTCTACCAAAATATTGTTCCAAAACTCAAAACCTCACTTTCTTTAACCCTCCAACACTTTCTACCTTTAGCCGGTAAAATCATTTGGCCTTCTGATTCTCCCAAACCATTCATCCAATTCAATCctaatgatgatgatggtgttTCCTTACTCATTGCAGAGTCTGATTTAGATTTTAACCATGTGATTGAAAACTCACCCCATGAAACTTCTTTGTCGAATTCTTTTGTACCTCACTTAGAATCAACAGATTCTTTTGCTTCTGTTATCTCATTTCAAATAACCCTTTTTCCAAAAAGTGGTTTTTCCATTGGAATAAGCACACATCATGCTGTTCTTGATGGAAAATCTTCAACTATGTTCCTCAAAGCTTGGGCTTATATATGCAACAAAATCATTGAAACCGAAGAATCGCCAATTTTGTTGCCAAAGTTAGAACCTTCATTCGACAGGGAAATCAAAGATCAAAATGGACTCGGTGATACATTCGCAAGTAACTGGATTGAGATCATGGCAAAAATGTTCCCAGATGAAAAAGGAAACGAACGATGCTTGAAGATTTTTCCTTTTCAACCAAAACTAGATGACTATGTTCGTGCTACGTTCGAGCTCACACGAGAAGATTTGAGTAAGATAAAGCAAATGGTG TAACTGTTATCCAAATGGGAAATATTTGATACAAATGACTCAAAGCCCCAAACACTGTCATCTTTTGTTCTCACTTGTGCTTATTCGCTCGTTTGTCTTGCAAAAGcgattcatggagttgaaaaggagaaagaaaaatttgcttttggGTTCACCGTTGATTGTAGAGCAAGGTTAGAGCCACCAATAACAAATAACTATTTTGGAAATTGTGTATGGGGACACTTAATTGATACAAAACCATGTGATTTCATAAAAGAAGATGGAGTTTTTTTAGTTGCTAAGAGCATTCATGAGAAAATAGTGATGATAAACGAAAAGGGTGCTCTTGAAGGAACTAATGGTGCTTTTGATAAATATACTTCTATGACAAGTAAAGGAATTGAAATTATAGGAGTGGCGGGGTCTAATAGATTTGGTGTTTATGAGATTGATTTTGGTTGGGGAAGGCCGGAAAAGGTGGAGATAGTATCAGTTGATAGAGGTTTAACCATTGGTTTGGCTGAGAGCAAAAATGGCAAAGGTGGAATTGAAGTTGGGTTGGTTCTTAATAGACATGCCATGGATCTCTTTACCACTTTGTTTCTTGAAGGTTTGCATTAA